The Pyramidobacter piscolens W5455 genome window below encodes:
- a CDS encoding amidohydrolase produces MSKSCVVTGTIWTGDPRNPRAEALRVVDDRIVQVGARSFVAPAKDEDVWDFGSCLVTPGFTDSHIHFGAYARAGMYPDCGTANSLEELLEFLRAQVKDAAPGQWIRCVNFIELNWKRPAVPSRLQLDGVAPETPLLVSHYGAHFHVANTKAFELSGLWDSHDPEIERGADGLPTGRLFDSGADAMIKAVEAQYETNEALMSFSERALKKLSSMGIVALHACDAPSYALGERPDILQDLDERGALPMRVFLYHDELPNFAIRSGAGLNGGHIAYAGLKLFADGSLGARTAALNEPYSDKDDECGRLLYTDEKLMEKLRAAQKRRIQVQVHAIGDAANEQVVRCMEAVQRELGRPTFSYRLNHAIVLPEGMPERIARAGIVVDLQPIQMWDDRNMAPLRLGGRLYRRAYQLRRLADAGVLLTGSSDAPCDDPNPWYGMGIAATHRGLDGAMLEGQDAGQKLTRDEALALYTTNPWKALGVKDGTSGMLVPGARADIAVADRNVFELAPEDLCKVKNQATFFEGRRVF; encoded by the coding sequence ATGTCGAAATCATGTGTCGTGACGGGAACCATATGGACCGGCGATCCGCGGAATCCTCGCGCGGAAGCCCTGCGCGTCGTTGATGACAGAATCGTTCAGGTAGGAGCGCGATCTTTCGTCGCTCCGGCAAAAGACGAAGACGTCTGGGATTTTGGCAGTTGCCTGGTGACGCCCGGATTCACCGATTCTCATATTCATTTTGGAGCTTACGCCCGCGCCGGTATGTATCCGGATTGCGGCACCGCGAACTCGCTTGAGGAACTGCTCGAATTTCTCCGGGCGCAGGTAAAAGACGCGGCACCCGGGCAGTGGATTCGCTGCGTCAACTTCATTGAGCTGAATTGGAAGCGTCCGGCCGTCCCGAGTCGTCTTCAGCTCGACGGCGTTGCGCCGGAGACGCCGTTGCTCGTGAGCCATTACGGGGCTCATTTTCACGTCGCGAACACGAAAGCGTTTGAACTTTCGGGCCTGTGGGATTCGCATGATCCGGAGATCGAACGCGGCGCGGACGGACTGCCGACGGGACGCTTGTTCGACAGCGGCGCCGACGCGATGATCAAAGCCGTTGAAGCTCAGTACGAGACGAACGAAGCGCTGATGTCTTTCTCCGAAAGAGCGCTGAAAAAACTGTCGTCGATGGGGATCGTGGCGCTGCACGCCTGTGACGCGCCGTCCTACGCCCTGGGCGAGAGGCCCGACATCCTCCAGGATCTTGATGAAAGAGGCGCGCTGCCGATGCGCGTGTTCCTCTACCACGACGAGCTGCCGAATTTTGCGATTCGTTCCGGAGCCGGTCTGAACGGCGGGCATATCGCCTACGCCGGCCTCAAACTCTTTGCCGACGGATCCCTGGGAGCCCGCACGGCCGCCCTGAATGAGCCGTATTCCGACAAAGACGACGAATGCGGCCGTCTGCTGTACACTGATGAGAAGTTGATGGAAAAACTTCGCGCCGCGCAGAAGCGGCGTATTCAGGTGCAGGTTCACGCGATCGGCGACGCGGCGAACGAACAGGTGGTTCGCTGCATGGAGGCCGTTCAGAGAGAGCTTGGCCGGCCGACGTTTTCATACCGCCTGAATCATGCGATCGTGCTGCCCGAGGGAATGCCCGAACGCATTGCCCGCGCGGGGATCGTCGTCGATCTTCAGCCCATCCAGATGTGGGATGACCGCAACATGGCGCCTTTGCGCCTTGGCGGACGCTTGTATCGTCGGGCGTATCAACTTCGCCGGCTTGCTGACGCGGGCGTGCTGCTGACGGGATCGAGCGACGCTCCGTGCGATGATCCGAATCCGTGGTACGGCATGGGGATCGCGGCGACGCATCGCGGCCTCGACGGTGCGATGCTGGAGGGTCAAGATGCCGGCCAAAAGCTGACGCGTGACGAGGCGCTGGCGTTGTACACGACGAACCCGTGGAAGGCCCTTGGGGTGAAGGACGGCACGTCCGGAATGCTCGTTCCCGGTGCCCGCGCCGACATCGCGGTAGCCGACAGGAACGTATTCGAACTTGCTCCTGAAGATTTGTGCAAGGTGAAAAACCAAGCGACGTTTTTTGAAGGGCGGCGGGTGTTTTAA
- a CDS encoding pyridoxal phosphate-dependent aminotransferase — MIALHEKTRRISQCSFGGGIRDIADACNKLEKKGMKTFHFEIGEPDFDSPEEAKEACKRALDENKTHYTSMYGIEELRTAISEHEARKGYTLDPNNLVVTCGAEEALMTLMLALLDIGDEIALFTPCYLAYREEALFAGAVPVEVPAKLGEYYGIDMEKLKAAVTDKTRMILLNTPNNPSGCVVSREDMDKLVGFVKGKNIWLVADECYSEIIYGKKHVSPLDYPEIADQTIIVSSSSKTFAMTGWRIGYAYVPRAVVPMLAKAHLMTTSCACAFGQIGAAAAFRDCKTFTQEKVARFKERRNVVVEALKKCPGADFPSPEGAFYVLPSIEKLNMKPLDFAMGLMNKYGVAVVPGDSFGIKNHVRIAYTVGIDAIRSGMEHFVAYYNECLAAARK, encoded by the coding sequence ATGATCGCTCTGCACGAAAAGACGCGCCGTATCTCTCAGTGTTCGTTTGGAGGAGGCATTCGCGACATCGCCGATGCCTGCAATAAACTCGAGAAAAAAGGCATGAAGACGTTTCACTTTGAAATCGGCGAGCCCGACTTCGACTCTCCCGAAGAGGCAAAGGAAGCTTGCAAGCGCGCCCTCGACGAGAACAAAACACATTACACTTCGATGTATGGCATCGAGGAGCTCCGCACCGCAATTTCCGAACATGAAGCTCGCAAAGGTTACACGTTGGATCCGAATAATCTTGTTGTAACCTGCGGCGCGGAAGAGGCGTTGATGACTCTAATGCTTGCGTTGCTCGATATCGGCGACGAGATTGCTCTCTTCACGCCGTGCTACCTTGCGTATCGCGAAGAGGCTCTGTTCGCCGGCGCGGTGCCGGTCGAGGTGCCGGCGAAACTCGGCGAGTACTACGGCATCGACATGGAGAAACTGAAAGCCGCGGTGACCGACAAGACCCGCATGATTCTCCTCAACACGCCGAATAACCCCTCCGGTTGCGTTGTGAGCCGCGAAGACATGGACAAACTTGTCGGGTTCGTCAAAGGGAAGAACATCTGGTTGGTTGCCGACGAGTGCTACTCCGAGATTATCTATGGCAAAAAGCATGTTTCGCCGCTCGATTATCCGGAGATCGCCGACCAGACGATCATCGTCAGCTCTTCGTCCAAGACGTTCGCCATGACGGGCTGGCGCATTGGCTATGCCTATGTTCCGCGTGCCGTGGTTCCGATGCTTGCCAAGGCTCATCTGATGACTACAAGCTGCGCGTGCGCGTTCGGTCAGATCGGTGCGGCTGCCGCGTTCAGAGACTGCAAAACTTTTACGCAGGAGAAGGTGGCACGATTCAAGGAACGTCGCAACGTCGTCGTTGAAGCGTTGAAAAAATGCCCCGGAGCGGATTTCCCGTCGCCGGAAGGCGCGTTCTACGTTCTGCCGTCCATCGAAAAACTGAACATGAAACCGCTTGATTTCGCGATGGGCTTGATGAACAAATACGGAGTCGCCGTAGTCCCAGGCGATTCCTTCGGCATCAAAAACCACGTGAGAATTGCCTATACGGTCGGTATCGACGCGATCCGTTCCGGCATGGAGCACTTCGTCGCGTACTACAATGAGTGTCTTGCGGCTGCACGGAAATAG